The Deinococcus sp. Marseille-Q6407 genome has a window encoding:
- a CDS encoding Nif3-like dinuclear metal center hexameric protein, which produces MTLPALSDLAAWLQRELQEPEPLRRPGGPQTIRRLALALEPGDLPASLDADALFLHRSRRAGGNWPELGILGAHDGFDLHLTTGPNHRLAARLGWTEVSELSWQGRTVGLRATAPQPDWASLQAALHRELGGEDTSWLPAEPQAPLVLALMNAMNPELITFAAQQGVQVYLTGQLRPSAAAAAQACGLGVAALGHRRTELWGLRQLARELEAAFPGLCTQVYSQSG; this is translated from the coding sequence ATGACCCTTCCTGCCCTGTCTGATCTGGCGGCCTGGCTGCAGCGCGAGCTGCAGGAACCGGAGCCGCTGCGCCGCCCGGGAGGGCCGCAGACAATTCGCCGCCTGGCTCTTGCCCTGGAACCGGGCGACCTGCCTGCCAGCCTGGACGCCGACGCTCTGTTTTTGCACCGTTCGCGCCGGGCAGGTGGCAACTGGCCTGAGCTGGGCATTCTGGGCGCCCACGACGGCTTTGATCTTCACCTGACCACCGGCCCCAACCACCGCCTGGCCGCGCGGCTGGGCTGGACAGAAGTGAGCGAACTGAGCTGGCAGGGCCGCACGGTGGGCCTGCGTGCCACCGCGCCGCAGCCCGACTGGGCCAGCCTGCAAGCGGCGCTGCACCGCGAACTGGGCGGCGAAGACACCTCCTGGCTGCCGGCCGAACCACAGGCGCCACTGGTGCTGGCGCTGATGAATGCGATGAACCCGGAACTGATAACCTTCGCGGCGCAGCAGGGCGTTCAGGTCTATCTGACGGGGCAACTGCGGCCTTCTGCGGCAGCAGCAGCTCAGGCCTGCGGCCTGGGAGTTGCTGCGCTGGGACACCGCCGCACCGAGCTGTGGGGCCTGCGGCAACTGGCGCGTGAGCTGGAAGCGGCGTTCCCGGGCCTCTGTACCCAGGTCTATTCCCAGAGCGGCTGA
- a CDS encoding AAA family ATPase yields MPTLHLLVGLPGAGKMTFARKLERDRPALCLTPDEWMKPLFGVDDIDGKRGLLERELLWSVARRTLELGTDVVLDYGLWTPQERGLYRQRALELGAGVQLHVLDLPLDELWRRLERRNASGEHPFQVSREQLLAWDGWFQRPGAEELADFGVTAGAAG; encoded by the coding sequence ATGCCTACCCTGCACCTGTTGGTCGGCCTGCCGGGCGCCGGCAAGATGACATTCGCCCGAAAGCTGGAGCGCGACCGCCCCGCCCTGTGCCTGACCCCCGACGAGTGGATGAAACCGCTGTTCGGCGTAGACGACATAGACGGCAAACGCGGCCTGCTGGAGCGCGAGCTGCTCTGGTCGGTGGCCCGCCGGACACTAGAACTGGGCACCGATGTGGTGCTGGACTATGGCCTGTGGACACCGCAGGAACGCGGGCTGTACCGCCAGCGGGCGCTGGAACTGGGTGCGGGGGTGCAGCTGCACGTGCTGGACCTGCCGCTGGATGAGCTATGGCGGCGGTTGGAGCGGCGCAACGCCAGCGGCGAACACCCTTTTCAGGTGTCGCGCGAGCAGCTGCTGGCCTGGGACGGCTGGTTTCAGCGGCCCGGCGCCGAAGAACTGGCAGACTTTGGCGTTACGGCAGGCGCCGCCGGCTGA
- the tilS gene encoding tRNA lysidine(34) synthetase TilS, producing the protein MTQPSQLLPVPVLAVPAALRRFAGQRVVAAVSGGADSVALLRGLLAAGAQPLVAHFDHALRPDSAEDAAWVAALAAELGVPYAGGRAEVGRVAQQRGWNVEAAARRLRYSFLTRTAKQAGIGTVLTAHTRRDQAETVLLRLLRGEAVLTGIAPRWGGVQRPLLDVTREDVEAYLRSLGQDWREDATNADTALTRVWLRLEVLPLLRSRFPGVEEALARQAVTAAEDDVALTALAAAIQPHTPLAGQPAAVLRRWLRAELGRAGLEVHAGQLQALAEALQSGSTRHLTLPGGQPASATGSRLVLPGTPPDFSAPEFAYPAEWQARTPQPGDRIRLSGGTRKLSDVLAERRVPREQRSQVPLLAAPDGGVQWVGLHPPVWAAGARAQTAWHDPLWEGMEAALAQAREAAGAQEVPVGAAVLDAGGAVVGLGRNRSRERGDMTRHAELEALRAAAAHLGTAYLSGCTLVVTLEPCPMCLGAALEARVGRIVYGAANPRAGALGGVHDLLGHHWGVQPEVQRGYRAGECARLLRDTFAGFRRQP; encoded by the coding sequence ATGACCCAGCCTTCCCAGCTTTTGCCTGTCCCGGTGCTGGCCGTGCCGGCGGCTCTGCGGCGCTTTGCCGGCCAGCGGGTGGTGGCGGCGGTCTCGGGCGGAGCCGACAGTGTGGCGCTGCTGCGCGGGCTGCTGGCGGCCGGAGCACAGCCGCTGGTGGCGCACTTTGACCACGCGCTGCGCCCCGACTCGGCAGAGGACGCGGCCTGGGTGGCGGCGCTGGCCGCAGAGCTGGGCGTGCCCTACGCCGGCGGGCGGGCCGAGGTGGGCCGGGTGGCGCAGCAGCGCGGCTGGAATGTGGAGGCGGCGGCCCGGAGGCTGCGCTATTCGTTCCTGACCCGCACGGCCAAACAGGCAGGTATCGGCACGGTGCTGACCGCCCACACCCGCCGCGATCAGGCCGAAACCGTGCTGCTGCGGCTGCTGCGCGGCGAGGCGGTGTTGACCGGGATCGCTCCGCGCTGGGGTGGGGTGCAGCGTCCACTGCTGGACGTGACGCGGGAGGATGTGGAAGCCTACCTGCGCTCGCTGGGCCAGGACTGGCGCGAGGACGCCACCAACGCCGATACCGCTCTGACGCGGGTATGGCTGCGGCTGGAGGTGCTGCCGCTGCTGCGCTCGCGCTTTCCGGGAGTGGAGGAGGCGCTGGCACGGCAGGCGGTCACCGCTGCTGAGGACGACGTGGCCCTGACCGCGCTGGCGGCGGCTATTCAGCCACACACGCCGCTGGCCGGGCAGCCGGCGGCCGTGCTGCGCCGCTGGCTGCGCGCCGAACTGGGCCGGGCCGGGCTGGAGGTTCACGCCGGGCAGCTGCAGGCGCTGGCCGAAGCCCTGCAAAGCGGCAGCACCCGGCACCTGACCCTGCCGGGCGGGCAGCCGGCGAGTGCGACTGGCAGCCGCCTGGTGCTGCCCGGCACACCGCCGGACTTCAGTGCGCCGGAGTTTGCCTATCCAGCCGAGTGGCAGGCCCGCACGCCGCAGCCGGGCGACCGCATTCGCCTGAGCGGGGGCACCCGCAAACTCAGCGATGTCTTGGCCGAGCGGCGGGTGCCGCGTGAGCAGCGCTCGCAGGTGCCGCTGCTTGCCGCGCCCGACGGGGGGGTGCAGTGGGTGGGCCTGCATCCTCCGGTCTGGGCGGCTGGGGCCCGCGCCCAGACCGCCTGGCATGACCCCCTCTGGGAAGGCATGGAAGCCGCACTGGCACAGGCGCGGGAGGCCGCCGGGGCGCAGGAGGTGCCGGTGGGCGCAGCCGTGCTGGATGCGGGCGGGGCGGTGGTGGGCCTAGGCCGCAACCGCAGCCGCGAACGCGGCGACATGACCCGCCACGCCGAACTGGAAGCCCTGCGGGCGGCGGCCGCTCACCTCGGCACCGCTTACCTGAGCGGCTGCACCCTGGTAGTAACCCTGGAACCCTGCCCGATGTGCCTGGGCGCCGCCCTGGAAGCGCGAGTGGGGCGCATCGTATATGGCGCGGCCAACCCGCGGGCGGGGGCGCTAGGCGGGGTGCATGACCTGCTGGGCCACCACTGGGGCGTGCAGCCGGAGGTGCAGCGCGGCTACCGCGCCGGCGAGTGCGCCCGGCTGCTGCGCGACACCTTCGCTGGTTTCCGGCGCCAGCCCTGA
- a CDS encoding Lrp/AsnC family transcriptional regulator, translating to MKKTDVSPNPKRKTGSSAPKLDSLDLQLVDALQHDARLSIRELGRRLGVSAPTVSDRLSRLEAAGVIRSYGAVVSLGALGYGVVAFVGVFDTGEKFGELDHWAQENPHVLECHHLTGRFAALLKVAVTDITALNDLVMELVDLGVQCDTSIVLNSPVPDKLITVESQDE from the coding sequence ATGAAAAAGACCGATGTCAGCCCCAACCCCAAACGCAAAACCGGCTCCAGCGCGCCGAAACTCGATTCGCTGGACCTGCAGCTGGTGGACGCCCTGCAGCACGACGCCCGGCTCAGCATCCGTGAGCTGGGCCGGCGCCTGGGTGTCTCGGCGCCCACTGTTTCGGACCGGCTCAGCCGCCTGGAAGCGGCCGGCGTTATTCGTTCCTACGGCGCGGTGGTGTCGCTGGGTGCCCTGGGCTACGGCGTGGTGGCCTTTGTAGGCGTGTTCGATACCGGCGAGAAGTTCGGCGAGCTGGACCACTGGGCCCAGGAAAACCCCCATGTCCTGGAATGCCACCACCTGACCGGGCGCTTCGCCGCGCTGCTCAAGGTGGCCGTGACCGACATCACCGCCCTCAACGACCTGGTGATGGAACTGGTAGACCTGGGCGTGCAATGTGACACCAGCATCGTGCTGAACTCGCCGGTGCCCGACAAACTGATCACCGTCGAGAGCCAAGACGAGTAA
- a CDS encoding pyridoxamine 5'-phosphate oxidase family protein, whose protein sequence is MSKDMTREEAVQKVAGLIKDIKFCMLVTQTEEGHLHSRPVTTQEEDFDGELWFIGGKDTEWVSDIKARPEINLAYGQPDGQNYVSISGRAELIEDRAKLEEVWSDFYKAYFPKGIDDPNVQLIHVDPHGAELWESSGKLASVFQLAKGLVAGQQADMGDNSTVKLEN, encoded by the coding sequence ATGAGCAAAGACATGACCCGTGAAGAAGCAGTCCAGAAGGTCGCTGGCCTGATCAAAGACATCAAGTTCTGCATGCTGGTGACCCAGACCGAAGAAGGCCACCTGCACAGCCGCCCGGTGACCACCCAGGAAGAAGATTTTGACGGTGAGCTGTGGTTTATCGGCGGCAAGGACACCGAGTGGGTCAGCGATATCAAGGCCCGCCCCGAAATCAACCTGGCTTACGGCCAGCCCGACGGCCAGAACTACGTGAGCATCTCCGGCCGCGCCGAACTGATCGAAGACCGTGCCAAGCTGGAAGAAGTCTGGAGTGACTTTTACAAGGCTTATTTCCCCAAAGGCATTGACGACCCCAACGTGCAGCTGATCCACGTTGACCCGCACGGCGCCGAGCTGTGGGAAAGCAGCGGCAAGCTGGCTTCTGTCTTCCAGCTCGCCAAGGGCCTGGTCGCCGGCCAGCAGGCGGATATGGGTGACAACAGCACCGTCAAACTGGAAAACTGA
- a CDS encoding metallophosphoesterase family protein, giving the protein MKVAVMADIHGNLGALRAVLRDTEARGVDRIIVNGDLVNRGPDSVAVMEELLKRSDVSFVLGNHDDLLKLWQERSENLPPEWFTDPFWEATAWNAETLDRAGLLYVPQQWNFSEVLKADGLPDVLIAHGTTANYREGLSDRMSAGRLREVAGGHRVVVGSHIHRPVVHRSGDILVLNTGGVGVSADGDPRAAYLLLTATAQGWQPEIIRVSYDRQSSLQRFAESGYLATGLSAEIFRQELLTSRSLYTPYWAWTEAEALPRNEATWDQFMAGDHNWSWPPARV; this is encoded by the coding sequence ATGAAAGTTGCCGTTATGGCCGATATTCACGGCAACCTGGGGGCCCTGCGCGCCGTGCTGCGCGACACTGAAGCCCGGGGCGTGGACCGCATCATCGTCAACGGGGACCTGGTCAACCGTGGCCCCGATTCTGTCGCCGTGATGGAAGAACTGCTGAAGCGCAGCGACGTAAGCTTCGTGCTGGGCAACCACGACGACCTGCTCAAGCTGTGGCAGGAGCGCTCGGAAAACCTGCCGCCCGAGTGGTTTACTGACCCTTTCTGGGAAGCCACCGCCTGGAACGCCGAGACGCTGGACCGGGCCGGGCTGCTGTATGTGCCGCAGCAGTGGAACTTCTCGGAGGTGCTGAAAGCAGACGGCCTGCCGGATGTCCTGATTGCCCACGGCACCACCGCCAACTACCGCGAGGGCCTCAGCGACCGCATGAGCGCGGGGCGGCTGCGTGAGGTGGCCGGGGGGCACCGGGTGGTGGTGGGCTCGCACATTCACCGGCCGGTGGTGCACCGCAGTGGCGACATTCTGGTGCTGAACACCGGCGGGGTAGGCGTCTCGGCCGATGGCGACCCCCGCGCCGCTTACCTGCTGCTTACGGCCACGGCGCAGGGCTGGCAGCCGGAAATTATACGGGTCAGCTACGACCGCCAGAGCAGCCTGCAGCGCTTTGCCGAGAGCGGCTACCTCGCCACTGGCCTGAGCGCCGAGATCTTCCGCCAGGAACTGCTCACCTCGCGCAGTCTCTACACGCCTTACTGGGCCTGGACCGAGGCCGAAGCGCTGCCGCGCAACGAGGCCACCTGGGACCAGTTCATGGCCGGCGACCACAACTGGAGCTGGCCGCCGGCCCGGGTGTAA
- the plsY gene encoding glycerol-3-phosphate 1-O-acyltransferase PlsY, whose translation MSDVILTNLLLVALCYLLGAVPAAAWVARARGVDIRTVGSGNSGATNVLRSLGKGPAAFVATFDIFKGVLAVTLARLAGLDHEWVALCGVMAVVGHNFSVFLRGRGGKGVATSFGTVVTLSPAIGFFAFVLAIFTMWLTRFVSAGSIIGAAAVLALLAFSYMVHLPPPWYGTAALTFLALLLIWQHRDNITRLTSGTERRLGDKA comes from the coding sequence ATGTCAGACGTGATCCTCACCAATTTGCTGCTGGTTGCGCTCTGTTATCTGCTGGGCGCGGTCCCCGCCGCCGCGTGGGTGGCCCGCGCCCGTGGGGTGGATATCCGCACGGTCGGCAGCGGCAACAGCGGCGCCACCAACGTGCTCCGGTCGCTGGGCAAGGGCCCGGCCGCGTTCGTGGCCACCTTCGACATCTTCAAAGGCGTGCTGGCCGTCACGCTGGCGCGCCTGGCCGGGCTGGACCATGAATGGGTGGCGCTGTGCGGCGTGATGGCGGTGGTCGGGCACAATTTCAGCGTGTTTCTGCGGGGGCGGGGCGGCAAAGGGGTCGCCACATCTTTCGGCACGGTGGTGACCCTTTCGCCGGCCATTGGCTTTTTCGCCTTCGTGCTGGCCATCTTTACCATGTGGCTGACCCGCTTCGTCTCGGCCGGCAGCATCATCGGGGCGGCCGCCGTGCTGGCGCTGCTGGCCTTCAGCTATATGGTGCATCTGCCCCCGCCCTGGTACGGCACCGCCGCTCTGACCTTTCTGGCGCTGCTGCTGATCTGGCAGCACCGCGACAACATCACCCGGCTGACCTCCGGCACCGAGCGGCGGCTGGGCGACAAGGCCTGA
- a CDS encoding DNA-formamidopyrimidine glycosylase codes for MPELPEVETTRRTIAPIVTGRTVLEIQHRHPEKYPDTELAHGRTILEPRRRGKYLILPLSDAGAEPDRELIVHLGMTGGFRLEETPHTRLTLLLDSGPLYFNDPRRFGKVRVVPAGEYAALPTLAAMGPEPLSDDFRLDAFTEAAARAGAVKPWLLSQRPVAGVGNIYADEALWRARIHPSQQRLSAEQAQRLHGAIREVLGEAVDAGGSSLGNGVSNYRQLGGEWGGFQVQHAAYGRGGQPCPRCGTPLEKTVLGQRGTHFCPQCQQLTAGSQHSPES; via the coding sequence ATGCCCGAACTGCCCGAAGTGGAAACCACCCGCCGCACCATTGCGCCCATCGTGACCGGCCGGACCGTGCTGGAGATTCAGCACCGGCACCCTGAGAAATACCCGGATACCGAGCTGGCACACGGCCGCACCATTCTGGAGCCGCGCCGCCGGGGCAAGTACCTGATTCTGCCGCTGTCGGACGCCGGCGCCGAGCCGGACCGTGAACTGATCGTGCATCTGGGGATGACGGGAGGCTTTCGGCTGGAAGAAACGCCGCACACCCGGCTGACCCTGCTGCTGGACAGCGGCCCACTTTATTTCAATGACCCCCGGCGCTTTGGCAAAGTGCGGGTGGTGCCGGCCGGCGAGTACGCGGCGCTGCCCACCCTGGCCGCGATGGGCCCGGAGCCACTGTCGGACGACTTCCGGCTGGACGCGTTTACCGAGGCGGCCGCCCGCGCCGGTGCCGTCAAGCCCTGGCTGCTGAGCCAGCGGCCGGTGGCGGGCGTGGGCAACATCTACGCCGACGAGGCACTGTGGCGGGCCCGCATTCACCCCTCACAGCAGCGCCTGAGCGCCGAGCAGGCCCAGAGGCTGCACGGGGCCATCCGTGAGGTGCTGGGGGAAGCGGTGGACGCAGGCGGCTCCAGCCTGGGCAATGGCGTGAGCAACTACCGGCAGCTGGGCGGCGAGTGGGGCGGGTTTCAGGTGCAGCACGCCGCTTATGGCCGGGGCGGCCAGCCGTGCCCCCGCTGCGGCACCCCACTCGAAAAGACCGTGCTGGGGCAGCGCGGCACCCATTTCTGCCCGCAGTGCCAGCAGCTGACCGCCGGAAGCCAGCACTCGCCGGAAAGCTGA
- the pdxH gene encoding pyridoxamine 5'-phosphate oxidase: MTDLTDLRLSYTRAALSRDELKADPAEQFSEWLKAALQGGAVREPYAFVLATADASGQPSVRTLLLRGIDEQGQLSFYTGYESEKGRALAGNPRAEMLFFWDALEQQVRVRGRVERLSSEESTAYFHKRPHDSQLAALASTPQSAPIESRAALEAKFAALHEQFGGQEVPRPDFWGGFRLVPERWEFWQGRPNRMHDRLVYLRQGEGWALERLMP; encoded by the coding sequence ATGACCGATCTCACCGATCTGCGCCTGTCGTACACCCGCGCCGCTCTGAGCCGGGACGAGCTGAAGGCCGACCCCGCTGAGCAGTTCAGCGAGTGGCTGAAGGCCGCCCTGCAAGGTGGCGCGGTCCGGGAGCCCTACGCTTTTGTCCTGGCCACCGCCGACGCCAGCGGGCAGCCCAGCGTGCGGACCTTGCTGCTGCGCGGCATAGACGAGCAGGGCCAGCTGAGCTTTTATACCGGCTACGAGTCGGAAAAAGGCCGTGCCCTGGCCGGGAACCCACGGGCCGAAATGCTGTTTTTCTGGGACGCCCTGGAGCAGCAGGTGCGGGTGCGCGGCCGGGTCGAGCGCCTCAGCAGTGAGGAGAGCACTGCTTATTTCCACAAGCGCCCGCACGACAGCCAGCTGGCCGCGCTCGCCAGTACGCCGCAGAGCGCGCCTATCGAAAGCCGGGCAGCGCTGGAAGCCAAGTTTGCCGCGCTGCACGAGCAATTCGGGGGCCAGGAGGTGCCCCGGCCCGACTTCTGGGGCGGATTCCGGCTGGTGCCGGAGCGCTGGGAGTTCTGGCAGGGCCGCCCCAACCGGATGCACGACCGGCTGGTATACCTGCGCCAGGGTGAAGGCTGGGCGCTGGAGCGCCTGATGCCGTAA
- a CDS encoding NfeD family protein, with protein MDFYLLALIIGGGLLLLSLLGGHGSDLDLDLDPGAGADLSPDLSAPPHGAAGDPSSGNLASWFSMRALVSFLAFFGLAGVLGRLLGLSGTVQLLTALVTGLLAGAATASAFRLARRHGNVSFEAATLVGRVGTVVVPLHPGRLGRVALELGAQQEQLAARSEVALTAGQQVIVTAEDAGVLEVQPWDSGRMP; from the coding sequence ATGGATTTCTATCTTCTCGCACTGATTATCGGCGGCGGCCTGCTGCTGCTGTCGCTGCTGGGCGGGCACGGCAGCGACCTGGATCTGGACCTTGACCCGGGCGCGGGCGCCGACCTCAGCCCTGACCTGAGCGCCCCGCCGCACGGCGCCGCCGGCGACCCGTCCTCTGGCAATCTGGCCTCCTGGTTTTCCATGCGGGCGCTGGTGTCTTTCCTGGCCTTTTTCGGGCTGGCGGGGGTGCTGGGCCGGCTGCTGGGCCTGAGCGGCACCGTGCAGCTGCTGACCGCCCTGGTCACCGGGCTACTGGCCGGCGCCGCCACTGCGTCCGCTTTCCGGCTGGCCCGCCGGCACGGCAACGTCTCGTTCGAGGCGGCCACCCTGGTGGGCCGGGTCGGCACCGTGGTGGTGCCGCTGCACCCTGGCCGGCTGGGACGGGTGGCGCTGGAACTGGGGGCGCAGCAAGAACAGCTGGCCGCCCGCAGCGAGGTGGCCCTGACCGCCGGGCAGCAGGTGATCGTCACCGCCGAAGACGCCGGGGTGCTGGAAGTTCAGCCCTGGGACAGTGGCCGGATGCCCTGA
- a CDS encoding flotillin family protein, with protein MVPTLIIGGLFLIAIIFLLILLQSMLIVVPPNRVLVISGRSRATAAGDRVGYRVIRGGRAFRIPVLEKASWMDLTTIPLDLGIENAYSKGGIPLRIHAVANVKVNAHEPFLSNAIERFLDMPREQLTAIVRDTLEGNLRGVVATLTPEEINEDRLRFAEALMEEAEHDLNSLGIKLDTLKIQNVTDESGYLGSIGRRQTAEVLKEARIAEAARDAEASEAEAQARQRATIARTISEQAILERQTELRIRRAELEAESAARENEAQVSAERAKVTAEQQLEQERIILNQKRLEADIVAPARARREAELLRAQAEAAPIIEEGRARAEAVRQIVAAFAETGPDAERAYVLNMLPSIVDTFAESVKAVDIDRITVIDSGDGKATQSAMQTLPRNVIGLVEQVETATGVNLLGLLQGAGKAPGPDRGPQGGGSGGDQPQPASAQSVAGQPVPATTTPSTPRAEAAPVISPAPVPPARTLADHLPLGRHAAKAPAQATAVEASPPSVVVRRGGTAEGKGLQ; from the coding sequence ATGGTTCCCACCCTGATCATCGGCGGCCTGTTCCTGATTGCCATCATCTTCCTGCTGATTTTGCTGCAGAGCATGCTGATCGTGGTGCCGCCCAACCGGGTGCTGGTCATCTCGGGCCGCAGCCGCGCGACGGCTGCCGGTGACCGGGTAGGCTACCGGGTGATTCGCGGCGGGCGGGCCTTCCGCATTCCGGTGCTGGAAAAGGCCAGCTGGATGGACCTGACCACCATTCCGCTGGACCTGGGCATCGAAAACGCCTATTCCAAGGGCGGCATTCCGCTGAGGATTCACGCGGTGGCCAACGTGAAAGTCAATGCCCACGAGCCTTTTTTGTCCAACGCCATCGAGCGGTTTCTGGATATGCCGCGCGAGCAGTTGACCGCCATCGTGCGCGACACGCTGGAAGGCAACTTGCGCGGGGTGGTCGCCACCCTGACGCCCGAGGAAATCAACGAGGACCGGCTGCGCTTTGCCGAGGCACTGATGGAAGAGGCCGAGCACGACCTCAACAGCCTCGGCATTAAGCTGGACACCCTCAAGATTCAGAACGTGACCGACGAGAGCGGCTACCTGGGCAGCATCGGCCGCCGGCAAACCGCCGAGGTGCTCAAAGAAGCCCGCATCGCCGAGGCCGCCCGCGACGCCGAGGCCAGTGAGGCTGAGGCGCAGGCCCGACAGCGCGCCACCATCGCAAGAACCATTTCCGAGCAGGCGATTCTGGAGCGGCAGACCGAGCTGCGGATTCGCCGCGCCGAGCTGGAAGCCGAGTCGGCCGCCCGCGAGAACGAGGCGCAGGTGTCGGCCGAGCGGGCCAAGGTCACAGCCGAGCAGCAGCTGGAGCAAGAGCGCATCATCCTGAACCAGAAACGCTTGGAAGCCGACATCGTGGCGCCGGCCCGCGCCCGCCGCGAGGCAGAGCTGCTGCGGGCACAGGCCGAGGCCGCGCCCATCATCGAAGAAGGCCGCGCCCGCGCCGAAGCGGTGCGGCAGATTGTCGCCGCTTTTGCCGAAACTGGCCCAGACGCCGAACGCGCTTACGTGCTGAACATGCTGCCTTCGATTGTGGATACTTTTGCCGAAAGCGTGAAGGCGGTGGACATCGACCGGATCACCGTGATCGATTCCGGCGACGGCAAAGCCACCCAGAGCGCCATGCAGACGCTGCCGCGCAACGTGATCGGGCTGGTGGAGCAGGTGGAAACGGCCACCGGTGTGAACCTGCTGGGTCTGCTGCAGGGCGCCGGCAAAGCCCCCGGCCCGGACCGTGGGCCCCAGGGCGGAGGGAGCGGCGGTGACCAGCCCCAGCCGGCCTCAGCTCAGTCAGTGGCAGGCCAGCCAGTACCGGCGACAACCACACCGTCCACGCCCCGGGCAGAAGCTGCTCCGGTCATCTCGCCGGCCCCCGTCCCCCCGGCCCGCACGTTGGCCGACCACCTGCCCCTAGGCCGACACGCCGCCAAGGCTCCGGCTCAGGCGACGGCCGTGGAAGCGTCACCGCCCAGTGTGGTGGTGCGCCGGGGTGGCACGGCAGAGGGAAAGGGCCTGCAATAA
- a CDS encoding erythromycin esterase family protein encodes MPAEIQDFYRQLAEQNTSLAATRFILDHATPDHTQSTLLGQQETRKGLGAIAQDSVVSEMKSQLDILSSQPIDGGFEVKTRSAVKGILAGPGGVIAESRAPISWTNDGVDYWRQSEGQWKLQRSQPLKQTTEFQGQQVTVEAELKPAAEVLARRKAAVKEVLQPLPTLQFAGDLHDPAWLAPYGAAQLVGLGEGSHGTEEIHQLKAQLFKQLATHHGFTVLTFEADPGYVYKLNRWVLGEGDEDLRDIFALSQFNFTTQTTSELLTWMRQQNKAGHQPPFEVWGIDSRTPSFTAGELYRLLLEGDAKRNTAALIQLSPERWYKFINDIDAFPEERQALKNLAGAVAQLPASDPKLADIQYLAGALGQFDELLDAYTAARDPKNAAALNRSLSLENEFMARNAQKATAGRKGAVWAHNIHVGRSLPGSGSGIGTFLGESLGAERYQIICSTPGRGKANAFEELSGPNRRWEARELLPPVAYQIDGLAASALPPEQPAGYISLKDFQAQPALKEWLGKGMNFSQIGLLYAPGSTTYQYPMNLDSCDGYVFVRESSPSRLVKQSGS; translated from the coding sequence TTGCCCGCAGAAATCCAGGACTTTTACCGGCAGCTGGCGGAGCAAAACACGAGTCTGGCCGCGACCCGATTCATTCTGGACCACGCCACCCCTGACCACACCCAGTCCACACTGTTGGGCCAGCAGGAAACCCGGAAAGGACTCGGGGCCATTGCTCAAGACTCCGTGGTCAGCGAGATGAAGTCTCAGCTGGATATCCTGAGCAGCCAGCCTATTGACGGCGGTTTCGAGGTGAAAACACGTTCCGCCGTCAAAGGGATCCTGGCGGGACCTGGCGGTGTGATCGCAGAGTCCAGGGCACCCATTTCCTGGACGAACGACGGGGTCGACTATTGGAGACAGAGTGAAGGTCAGTGGAAGCTCCAACGTAGCCAGCCGCTCAAGCAGACGACAGAGTTCCAGGGCCAGCAAGTGACAGTAGAGGCTGAACTGAAACCTGCAGCAGAGGTTCTGGCCCGCCGAAAGGCAGCCGTGAAGGAGGTCCTGCAGCCGCTGCCCACCCTGCAGTTTGCCGGTGACCTGCATGACCCTGCGTGGCTGGCTCCTTATGGCGCAGCACAACTTGTGGGCCTGGGCGAAGGGTCTCACGGAACAGAGGAAATCCACCAACTCAAGGCCCAACTGTTCAAACAGCTGGCCACCCACCACGGCTTTACGGTGCTGACCTTCGAGGCCGACCCAGGCTACGTCTATAAACTCAACCGCTGGGTTCTGGGCGAAGGGGACGAAGACCTGAGGGACATCTTCGCCCTGTCTCAGTTCAACTTTACGACGCAGACCACCTCCGAGCTGTTGACCTGGATGCGCCAGCAGAACAAGGCCGGGCACCAGCCGCCCTTTGAGGTCTGGGGCATCGATTCAAGAACTCCCTCGTTTACGGCTGGGGAACTGTACCGGCTCCTGCTGGAAGGCGACGCCAAGCGGAACACTGCCGCCCTGATTCAGCTCTCTCCCGAACGCTGGTACAAGTTCATCAATGATATCGACGCTTTTCCCGAAGAGCGCCAGGCCCTCAAAAATCTGGCGGGCGCAGTCGCACAGTTACCGGCCAGTGACCCGAAACTGGCTGACATCCAGTATCTGGCCGGTGCTCTGGGGCAGTTCGACGAGCTGCTGGATGCGTACACGGCGGCGCGCGACCCCAAGAACGCGGCCGCACTCAACCGCAGTTTGTCATTGGAGAACGAGTTCATGGCCCGCAACGCCCAGAAGGCCACCGCAGGGAGAAAAGGAGCCGTCTGGGCACACAACATCCATGTCGGCCGTTCCCTCCCCGGGAGTGGGTCGGGCATTGGGACCTTCCTGGGGGAGAGCCTGGGCGCAGAACGATACCAAATCATCTGCTCAACCCCAGGCCGTGGGAAGGCGAATGCTTTTGAAGAACTCTCTGGCCCCAATCGCCGCTGGGAAGCCCGGGAACTGCTGCCGCCTGTGGCTTATCAGATAGACGGCTTAGCTGCCTCTGCCCTGCCTCCTGAGCAACCTGCAGGCTACATCTCCCTGAAAGATTTCCAGGCCCAGCCTGCACTGAAAGAGTGGCTGGGCAAGGGCATGAACTTCTCGCAGATAGGGCTGCTCTACGCGCCTGGCAGTACCACCTACCAGTATCCCATGAACCTGGATTCCTGCGATGGCTATGTCTTTGTCCGGGAAAGCAGCCCTTCTCGCCTGGTGAAACAAAGTGGGAGCTGA